The genomic interval TTGTGGGTTGTCTTTTACCCTCAAACCCATCCTTCATTGCCTGTGTGTAATAGTGGAGCTGGACCCTGTAAATGCTTCTTTGGTACCAGCTGATGCAATGTTAGGCCTTGCCAGTAGGGGGTGCTGGAGGAAAaggtttcttttcttggtttccacacttttgtttttatttatttatttatttacttatttttattaaatcatagctgtgtacattagtatgatcatggggcaccatacacttggttcatagatcgtttgacacattttcatcacactagttaacatagcttttgtagcattttcttattttgctaagacctttacattccacatttactaggattcacatatacccttgtaagatgcaccgcaggtgtaatcccattaatccccctccctccacctccctcccccctccctccccaccctttcccccttctccctattctaaggttgtaactgggttatagctttcatgtgaaggtcctacattagtttcataataagggtgagtacattgggtactttttcttccattcttgagacactctaccaagaaggatatgttccagctccatccatgtaaacatgaaagaggtaaagtctccatctttttttagggctgcataatattccatggtgtacatataccacaatttattaatccattcgtggatcgatgggcacttgggctttttccatgacttagcaattatgaatagggctgcaataaatattctcatacaaatatctttgttatggtgtgatttttggtcttctgggtatatgcccagtaggggattacaggattgaatggcagatctatttttagatctctaagtgttctccatatctctttccaaaaggaatgtattaatttgcattcccaccagcagtgcaaaagtgttcccttttctccacatccacgccaacatctctggtcttgggattttgtgatataggtagtctcactggagttacatggtatctcaaagtagttttgatttgcatttctctgatgattaaagatgatgagcatttttttatatatctgaaggccgtgtgcctgtcttcttcagagaagtttctcttcaagtcccttgcccagcctgcgatgggatcacttgttcttttcttgctaatgtgtttgagatctctgtggattctggttattaaacttttgtcggagacataacctgcaaatatcttctcccattctgagggctgtttgcttgctttacttactgtgttcttggctgtgcagaagctttttagttttatcaagtcccagtagtgtatttttgaagctgcttcaattgcctggggtgtccttctcaaaaaaaactcacccaacccaatttcttcaagggttttccctgcactctcttctagtatttttatagtttcatgtcttaggtttaaatctttaatccagtgagagtctatcttagttaatggtgaaaggtgtgggtccagttttagtcttctacaggttgccagccagttcacccagcaccatttgttaaatagggaatcttttccccactgaatgtttttaattggcttgtcaaagattaaataacggtaattagctggattcatctcttggttctctattctgttccagacatctacttctctgtttttgtgccagtaccatgctgttttggtcactatcgatttgtagtatagtctgaggtctggtagcatgattcctcctgctttgtttttatttttgagtaatgtcttggctatttgaggttttttctgattccatataaaacgaagtattgtttttttcaagatctttaaagtatgacagtggagctttcatggggattgcgttgaaattatatattgctttgggtagtatggacattttaacaatgttgattcttcccaaccatgagcatggtatatttttccatttgttaacattctcagctatctcttttcttagagtttcatagttctctttatatagatctttcacgtcctttgttagataaactcccaagtatttcatcttctttggcactactgtgaatgggatagagtccttaattgttttttcaacttgactatttttggtatatataaaggctaccgatttatgaatattgattttgtaacctgagacactgctgtattccttgatcacttctaaaagttttgtagtagagtccctagtattttccagatatacaatcatatcatctgcgaagagcgaaagtttgatctcttctgaccctatgtggatacccttgatcgccttttcttcccgaattgcaatggctaaaacttccattacaatgttaaagagcaatggagacaatgggcggccttgtctggttcctgatctgagtggaaatgattccaatttaactccattcaatatgatattggctgtgggtttgctgtagatggtctctatcagtttaagaaatgtcccttctataccaattttcttaaatgttctgatcatgaagggatgttggatgttatcaaaagctttttctgcatcgattgagagaatcatatggtctttgttttttaatttgtttatgtgctgaattacatttatagatttacgtatattgaaccagccttgagaccctgggataaaaccaacttggtcatgatgtatgatttgtttgatatgttgctggattctgtttgttagaatcttgttgaatatttttgcatgtatattcattagtgatattggtctataattttcttttcttttttttttttttttttcaagcagtAACCTGTTTAATATTTCGTACTTTATTCCTTGTATTAATAggttaagaaagtaaaatttcccaaatactgATTTATAGGTAACATTTATAAGTGGCACAAAAGTTCAGTTTTGCAAAGAATTAACACTCAGTGATTTAAATGCAATTGTAATCGTCACTTTAAGCTAAATGTAATAATAACTTGATaaggtatatacacacaaaaccCATATATCCTGAAATACAAAAGCACTTTCCATGGTACTGTAACTCAAATCCGACCCTCTAAATGGTAATTCTCTATTGGTAAAATTTTagccagtgtttttcttttcattgtcattttctgaGCCAATTAAACCTacgttttgtttcattttgatttatattGAATGCAACTATaatatagacataaaaataaactttgtgcaactaaaaaaaaaaggtgatttcCATAGACATACAAGGTTTTGTTTCCACAATGAACAAGTACTTACAAATATGTGAATAAAAAACTACCCTAAATGCTTATCTTACCATCGATacccttcaattttttttttttttgtggtttttggccggggctggctttgaacctgccacctccggcatatgggaccggcgccctactcactgagctacaggcgccgcccgatgccCTTCAATTTTTAAGCAACGCCATTCTTGctactgaaaacatttatttttagaagctTTAATCTGATCTGAGAAAATGAGTTCTTCCAAACTTAACAAATGGTATATTATAATCCCCAAAAGGTTTTAAATCAAAAAAGCCTTCCAACATAGGAGCATTCACATGAAACTttgtttctccaaaaaaaaaaaaaaaaaaaaaatcttgttatctgaagaaaataatgttaaaagaaattagcttttaaaacagataaacatcTTTAACAAAAACCCAGTATTTTTCTAtatcatctctttaaaataaagataggccaggtgcagtggttcatgcttataatcccacagaactcacaggttcgagaccagcctgagccagagcaagaccccgcctctaaaaatagcagggccttgtggcaggtgcctgtagtcacagctactgtggaggctgaggcaagaaaatcacttgagccctggagtctaAGGTTCTGAGAGCTACgatgccagggcaacaaagtgaagctctgtctcaaaaaaataaaaataaacataaagatacaaatataaacaaaagataaaaaagttcaCTACAATAATCTCAGACtagttttatataaaaacttCAGAATACATAAAGCACATTTCACCTATCATAGTCAAAGATGCcatttagatttcacatattaaACAGCTACAATATAGCTTAAATAGCACAAATACATCTAACCCAACTATTAATATTTCAACCTTTGTTAATAGAAAGAATTGCCTGGTTGGAAAGATACTTTAACTTATGTGTGGTCATTAAAACTCAGTAAGTAATTCAAGCATGGTCATATAAAGGCAGGCAATTAATCCAACATCACTATAAaaccaaaggcatgaaaataaagacaaaaaaactgTTTCTCTATCTTTCATTCACCTAGGTAAATATCAGAACCTCACTgcagaaaatataacaattattaCATATGGTTTCACTAGAATATAATGGAGTTTCAGGAACTACAAAAGATGTCAAGATCCATAGTTGgcttcatcaaatgcttttctagCCCGTTTCAATTCTTCATTCATAGTAAGCAAGTCTTTAACCCTAGCAAACTTCCTGGGGTCCTTTCGAATCAAGAAGACGATATCTTCAACTTGTACTCGACCTTGTCTTCCAATTGACATTGCCTTGTGAGTCATTTCAGTAATGAATTCTATGACAAGGTCTTCAAGAATATCTACTGACTCAGTATAAGGATTCTGGTCATCTCCAAAACCATACATCATACATCTCAATTCTTTAGAAAAAAGTCTCTTTCTTTTACCCTGTCCACCTTCTGCACCTCctccaatttcttcattttcttcctcaaaagcGGGGTCTTCCTCCTCATCCGCCATCCCACCAGCCCTCCAGCCTACACACGCCCGCAGGCTCcctcctaattttcttttcttgttgggtcttttcctggtttggggatcagggtgatgtttgcttcatagaacgtgttgggtagtcttccttctttttctaccttttggaacaggttgagtagtataggtactaattcctctttaaaggtttggtagaattctgacgtaaaaccatctggtcccgggcttttctttttggggagattttgtatggttgatgttatttccgaacttgatatgggcctgtgcaacatttccacttgattttggttaagtcttggaaggtgatgtgcttccaagtaacggtcaatttccttcagattttcgtatttctgagactaaagtttcttgtaatattcattaaggattttttggatttctgagcagtctgttgttatttcgtctttgttatttctgattgatgagattagagattttactctttttttcctgattaggttggccaaaggtttatctattttgttgaccttttcaaaaacccagctttttgatttattgatctgttgtattattcttttgttttcaatttcatttagttctgctctgattttggttatttcttttcttctactggatttggggtgggagtgttcttccatttccagtctcttgagatgtcccattaagttgttaacttcctctctttccgttctcctgaggaaggcttgcagtgctataaatttccctcttagaactgcctttgcggtgtcccagaggttctgatagttcgtgtcttcattgtcgttttgttccagaaatttggcaatttccttcttgatctcatctctgacccagctatcattcaacataaggttatttaacttccatgtttttgtatgtgtatgcagattcctgttgttactcatctcaagttttattccatgatggtccgagaagatgcatggaataatttctattcctttaaatttactgaggttagacttgtgaactcagatgtgatcgattctggaataagttccatgggctgatgagaagtatgtgtattcagttttgttgggatgaaatgttctgtagatgtctgctaaatctaaatgctggatggttagatttaaatctagaatttctttactcagctttttgttggaggatcgatcatcactgccaaaggagtgttaaaatcccgactattatagagtaggaggaaatcaagttgctcatgtctgttagagtttctcttataaattgaggtgcattctggttgggtgcatagatattaataattgaaatctcatcatattgagtcttacccttagtgaccatttttgtccttccttacttttgttggtttaaagcctattgtatccacaaataaaattgcaactcctgcttttttctggttaccattttcctgaaatatggatgaccatcctttcaccctgagtctgtatttgtcttttaagttaagatgtgactcttgtatgcaataaatgtctggcctgagtttttgtatccagtcagctaacctatgtctctttagagggcagtttaagccattcacattaatggagagtattgataagtttggtgaaatttggggtattgagtttttcgaaagtccagtgggcatttttaatccttttgccattgtggaagttggagtttgatcagaagtttctgagtgagtttacttttgtagtagaggattaggttggttattatggaggatagctctgagaatatcttgaagagctggtttggttatggcaaatttctttagcatatgtatgtcattaaagtatttaatttctccgtcataaatgaaactcagtttagctgggtacaagatccggggttgaaatttattttgcttgaggagattaaactttgatgaccaccctcttctggcttgaaaagtttcagcagagagatctgcagtcattctaatgttctttcctttgaaggtaatagatttctttcgcctggctgctttgagaattttctccttcatattaactttagtgaagttaattatgatatgtctgggggatgtcttattggggttgagttgtgctggggttctgaagctatctgctatctgaatttcaggttctctaggcatgtctggaaaattctctttcataatttcatgcagaagggcctctgtgcccagtgaggccacttcttctgtttcaggaattcctatgactcggatatttgccttcttcgagttatcccagggctctctgagtgagtgatccatttttgctctccatttctcttcctctttgagagtttgggagcgttcaaaggctttatctttgatgccggagatcctttcttctacttggtccattctgttgctaagggattctactgtatttttcatatctttgagggctgcaaattcttgtttcagtgtgtctaagtctttggtggtttttgtctttaaattcgttaaattcttgagacagcttttgaatttctccatgaattcctaattccattttgttaatcttgtttgccatccaaattctgaattcgatttctgacatctcagccagttgtttgtgaatgggatcttcaattacatctgccgtatctttccttggggaggttgatctattctggttattcatgttaccagagtttttctgctgattccaccccatgattgttttactccctttgattttcctctggtgttttgtcgaggacccgtacagtgctgtggcctgagaaaatggggccctgtttggtgtagaggggctaagtgcttctgtcttgttttcagcttgtttctatgtgaccctagtgaaacagttactctgggttgaagtctcaggtgtggagaaataccagcaattaagtcaccccacccaccacaggcaacaaatggaaaaggaaaatcaaaccttcctacaaccacacacccagggcaccacctggatagtccccaggtgagtgactcagttcaaaaggtccaagtcaattgtctcagtcagcagctgcctcgggtgggagagttcaagaggtccctgggaactagatcacaggggtctggtggctgctctaaaatggcttgctccagtgctgtgtggagtcagtaaatagatcagtctgggaagattgatgcctccttccccaccttgcagctctgtcacacccagtcgctgctagccccacagggctgtgacccagtcaattgtctgcagtaagcagatactccaggggtttgcacctgcctaagtcacagggtagtctgtgtctgcttgactaggccgctattctctgtctttatccagcagggggtggtgtggcctgtcaaccttgggcacttgatggaagctggaggtgttcactcagttccagccccacccttagtttatgttactgggtgaagggaacaaccctgtgggagtttgtttctgaccttgccagattcctctgcagaagagaggctgatttgagttcccagaacctgtgcctcaggccctgtctttagtcctgcgggtttgtattcgcagcacaatcagttgttggctgcagcctcttggcctcctttgtctataggctggtgatcccctaagggccaggtgtgtcttaggctcagtagagcggttctctggatcagccccaccctaggagtttcccggctctgcgggtgtgttttctagtccccgtgttccacccaggtcggtaccgtctcaggaaaaccctttactcacggggcctgtgtttcagtcccaggtctgttccatggtggttgccatctgagaagatgctcggcctcatccggttgcccaggaagacaggaggagaggctatgggatatctgggggtgggccttgttattgctgaagatggctgttgctctgcaccttggggcaccaccgctccagtgtaattccctctcagccgaccatcgtcttctcgctcctttgctacagagtcagcactggccagctgcagtccaggtcctgtttacacctctcgagagttcacccaagaatctggactcctcggggggggcaggtctccagatcacggagtgagagtggaggggagtgttaggagttcagagttgcaggtcgtaacaccaagct from Nycticebus coucang isolate mNycCou1 chromosome 3, mNycCou1.pri, whole genome shotgun sequence carries:
- the LOC128581574 gene encoding transcription initiation factor TFIID subunit 13, with amino-acid sequence MADEEEDPAFEEENEEIGGGAEGGQGKRKRLFSKELRCMMYGFGDDQNPYTESVDILEDLVIEFITEMTHKAMSIGRQGRVQVEDIVFLIRKDPRKFARVKDLLTMNEELKRARKAFDEANYGS